DNA from Bacillus sp. Marseille-P3661:
TATTTTAAGCCAATTTGTTGTCCGGACGCCCTCCTGCCAATTGCTGTTTTGTCTTTTAGCGATTACACCTTCACCATTTTCTTCAGAGATATTTCTCCATAAATTATCAATATCATTAGTTGAAGTAACATAATACAACCTTGTGTTTGTTAATTTGTATAAGTCGTCCAACTCATTGAATAACTGTGCTAATTTCTGCTTTCGGAGAAGATACGATTCACTTACAATCTCTTTTCCATTAAGCACGAGCAAATCAAATCCACAATAACTAGCAGGAAATTGTTCAGCTAACTGCTTAATTTTTGTACTATTCTTTGTTCGACCTCTTAATTGTATTTTTTCAAAGTTCGCTCGATAAATTGAATCTAAAATAACCAATTCACCATCTAAGACAATAGGCAAGTATTTACTAAATACCGGAATATATTTCTCAATAATAGCTATAACATCAGGAAATGAATCTGAAAGATTATTTAAATTTCTACTTATAAGACTGATTCCGCTTTGTTCTA
Protein-coding regions in this window:
- the ligD gene encoding non-homologous end-joining DNA ligase, which produces MIKRYKPMVPTLVEQTPKGLDWVYEVKYDGFRCLLYIEQSGISLISRNLNNLSDSFPDVIAIIEKYIPVFSKYLPIVLDGELVILDSIYRANFEKIQLRGRTKNSTKIKQLAEQFPASYCGFDLLVLNGKEIVSESYLLRKQKLAQLFNELDDLYKLTNTRLYYVTSTNDIDNLWRNISEENGEGVIAKRQNSNWQEGVRTTNWLKIKNWKVATFIILSVDKKNGYFNVGLIKGDAVQFVGLFSHGLSSDERQALFEIVRNNAIKEDKQYIYINPSICVDLQFLDWYNGELRQPRFSKFRLDKKWEECTWEEALKQSMR